In Lactuca sativa cultivar Salinas chromosome 5, Lsat_Salinas_v11, whole genome shotgun sequence, the DNA window atcacttttaactatttataaaatattcttcagttttttaagtggaactaaaacttgtatttaagttgacattgtaatgttatatttaagttaacaatttaagtattttgtccaaactgtttaaaagttatagctttaaactgataataatttatatataacaacatattaaatctaagaaattaagtataatatgttaaaagttaaagacataactgtATAAGTAGAAGTATATTATATTAtttcaaaattgaaatttagtttatttataattacactttagatttgatatttacttgaccttattaaccaacttataatcattattagaaaaacactacaatttatcacttttaactatttacataatattttttgggttgcttaagttaaactaaaatttatatttttgttgaccctgtaatattatatttaaattaataatttaagtattttatacaaattattccaaaattgtatctttaaaatgataatggtttacatccaacaatatattaaaactaataaataatatatagtattttaaaagctaaaaaacataatttaataagtagtagtaaatatattattttaatattgaaatttagtttatatattaggtttaatatttatttaacctaattaaccaaattataattattattagaaagaaattgaaaagtcatgggagtttcaaatgaatgtggtgaaagaaaaaatgatgggagtttcaaattaatgtggtgaaagaaaaaatgatgggagtttcaaattaatgtggtgaaaagaaaaatgtttcctttataagtatactagacgaatgtccgcgcgttgcgcaaaagcatctatatagctgaaatccttacaaatatatgtttttttaatataaaaataatgttgttaaatttgatataataattcgtatactaagttaatataatatattgattattttgaattatatgataatatatacatctattaaaactgcataatctcaatcttttgaatgacctccACCtgcgggttactcatgaataaaattaaatataatatatagtttaatgttatttatagttgttgttattgttaattaatttttttaaaatttatttgcttaacgttttaatttctataagtgtaattatttaaaacatcaaacaatttttttttaattttttctaaaggtaacaatataatcatttatatagagttatttctaactattattattgtaagtaattttaaactacttatttgaaaacttttaataattataaaaatatctttaggatatattttagttaaattaatattacaatttagtttttgcatttagcactacaatctatcacttttcactattcacaaaatattgtTTGGGTTTTTTTAAATGAGActtaaatttatattgaagttgactctgtaatgttatatttcaattaacaatttaagtattttatccaaattGTTCAagagttgtagctttaaactgataatagtttacatacaacaacatattaaatctaataaatgaagtataatatgttaaaagttaaagacataactttatatgtaaaagtaaaaatattattttaatgttgaaatttagtttatttatgattacactttaggtttgatacttatttaaccttattaaccaacttgtaatcattattataaagacactacaatttatcatttttaactatttacaaaatattcattgggttgtttaagttgaattaaaatttatatttaagtttatcctgcaaggttatatttaaatcaacaatttaagtattttatacaaatttttcaaaagttgtaactttaaaatgataatgtttacacacaacaacatattagacctaataaattaagtataatatgttaaaagttaaaaacataactttataagtggaagaaaatatattcttttaatattgaaatttagtttatatgattacactttaggtttaatatttaattaaccttattaaccaacttataatcattattagaaagaaattgaaaagtcatgggagtttcaaatgaatatagtgaaagaaaaaatgcttcctttataagtatatatatatatatatatatatatatatatatatatatatatatatatatatatatatatatatatatatatatatatatatatatatatatatatatatatatatatatatatatatatatatatatatatatatatcagataaATCAATATGTTTTGGAAAACGTGACGATGAATTTGATTTAAGCCGCACTATTTTCTGTTAAAACAGCTTGCAATAAATAAATGTTCAAGAAAATAAAATAGGTCGCACTATTGcaaataaatatatattgttataattatttataaatattaaaaaataacataataataaagtcaaaaaagtaaataaaatgtATAAATGACAATCAGTTACATACATGTATATGTATAGATTAAAGGGGCATGGATCTAAGAGCTTTTTAAGTTATCTTTTCAATATAATCTTTCTATCATTTTTTTCAATTTCATACCATAACTCTGACAATCTTCCTTTAtacttaattttttattattttaaagtcATATTATAGATTAGAGAGTATAATTAGTAATTTAAAAATTCACATTGTAATATATCTTTATAATATAAATTTATCATCACTAAATAcacaataagattatttaatatatatttttattttgatatatgaaaaagttattattattgttttctaTAAATCCTCATTTTTGAAATCAATCCAATATTCCTTTTATCTTGAAACCAATCTAACCCAAAACTTGTTCTTTTCCAAGAACTACTCTCCTATGAAActctattttctattttttttgctTGACCTTTCATTTTATTTCGTATTTGCAGTTTATTTtagaaaataatataaatttataaactacacggtaaatatttttaaaattatatctaTTTGGTAAATAAAAATTTAGAAAACACTTGGTAAAAAACTTGTACATGTGTTTGGATAAAACATCTTATGAGTTAAAGACATTATTAAACTACcaatcaaatcaaaacaaatcatcatttaatgatatttatcGTCAAGAAGATATAAGTTGTTTTAATAATGATAGAATATCTTTAAATATGTATAGGTTGGATTGATGTGTTTATTTCGTTTGtaaatgaaataatatttttgggaaaaaaaaagagaaatttcGATAAATAATCAAAAAGGAGGAGGGTTTTGAAAAAAATAACCATGTAAATCAGGATTTCGTAAAATAACCACAGGTTTCACAAAGGGGGTTCTCCGGAATCATAAACACCTCTGCAAAACCATGAACACCTCTGCggatcttgtttttttttttattttttttgttttttttaattttggttatcctttattaatattattatttttttaatcacataaggtattatgtgattattatgtaaatttttttttgtttttcgtttttcttatttaattaacCGCTTAAAAAAGTTATGtgtttaataaaaattatacaaatattccatgttttttataaaattacaaaCACCGGTATTCTGAATAATAAACATACTTTAAGTAGGTTACAAAACAtactttaaaaaacataaatatacaaCATTCGTAATAAACATACTTTGAAATAAACTTAATTCATTCAAATCGAACCACGAAAACTTTGATCTGTTACAACCtttataataaacatattttGAAATCACTTCATTCATTCAAATCGAACCATGGAAACTTTGATCTACAGAAGTCCAGGTAAGGAGTTTTTGACACATCACTTAGCCACATAAGAACTGTTTTATGTGGATCAGTGTACACCTCTGCAAATCAGTCACATAATTGTTTTCTGCGGATCAGTGTGCACCTCTGCATAACTGTTAGGGAATACGCATAACTGTTTTTTGTGGATCAGTGTACACCTTTGCGGATCAGTGTACACTTCTGCATAACTGTTAGGGAATACGCATAATTGTTTTCTGTGGATTAGTGTACACCTCTGCGGATCAGTTTACATCTATGCGAATCAGTGTGCACCTCTGCAGATCAGTTATAGAAGTTATAGACGTATTTAAGTGGTTTTTTGTGAGTTTGTGAGTTTCAATTACTAGTAGAAGTTGTTTTTTCATTGTGTTTGTGGATAGTGATttgtaaaatgagttttattattTTGTGTACGGGAGGGTCGTGGCAGTTAGTTAATGGAGATGAGGTTTACGTTAGAAATAATGTAAAAAACTATGGTTTAAATCTTCCTCCTAATGGAGTAAGACAGTCGTGTTAAATAGTTATATATGTTTGTCTTTTAAACACCCGGAGTTAGGGTATGTCATGGTGCTTGGAGATGAAACTGATGTATTTCAATTAAGACATGTAATGTCTGAATCAAAGAAGACGGTGCATTTGTATTTAACGGTGGTAGGTGAAGAAGCCGAAGGACAAGTAGTGGTTAACAACCAGTTTAATCCAACAAAAACTAATAGAGGTCGTAGAGAAAGCCAATGTGATGGAAACCGTTCAAGGGGAAAAGGAAATGAAGTGCCAGTgggttatgaaaaaaaaaaagtttcagtTAATGATAAATTTGTATCTGATAATGATACTTTTGTATCAGGTAATGACAAAAAAACCAAAAGTGGGCATGACTGAATTACAACGTCAAAATTTGTTCGAGTTTGGAGAAGTTCCTGAAATTCATGATCGAAGATGTGAGGAAACATCAAATGAAGGGTGGTCGGATGATGAGTACACGCAACGAAAAACTGCTTTTAATCCATGGTATTGTATTCCTTCTATTCCTGATTGTCCAGAACCTATTCTTGAACCTGGACCATTTCACAGTTTAGGTCCGAATGATAAATTAATTGTCAATCAAACCTGTAATACAAAAAAATATATCTAGCATTTGGGGTTAAATTCAAAGCCATTAGAGAAAATTTTCAGATAAAGgttcaaaaatcttcaaaatcttggTACCAGGTTGTTTGTATGCAAGATAATTGTTACTGGCGTTTATACGCATCTCTCATTAAAGGAACGGAAATGTTTGAAATTAAGACGTTTAATGATGAGCATACATGTTCTTCATTGCTTATACACCCAAATCATAGGTAAGCAAATAACGAAGTTTTGGGAACCATAATACATGACATTATGGGTCAAGGAAGTTTGAGAGTTTGGAGGCCTAATGATATAATTAGAGATATGAATGCTTTGCTACAAatgtttaaataaattatattgttGATATATTAATGGTTTTTATATTGGTGTTACAGATACGTGCTTTCAGAAAGTGTTGTAGAAAAGTTATTATTATGGATGGAGCTCATTTGAAGGGAAAGTACAAAGGCACCATCTTGCATGCAGTAGCCATGGATGGCAACAATCAGATCTTGCATATTGGTTATGGAATTTGCCCAAAAGAGACTACggattcttggacatggtttcttGAAAAACTACATGAATGTATTGGTGATGTGGAAGGTCTGATAATGGTCACAGGTACGGCACCCGCAATTGCTATAAGTATTCAAAATGTTTTTCCAAATGCCCAAAATGGATTGTGTAATTTTCATCTAATAGGAAACATAGTCCGCACCTTtggaaaaaacataaaaaacaacGATTTTGTTTTGGAAGCTGGTAAGAGCTTACAAAACCATTGAGTTTGAATTCTATTGGCAGAGACTTCGTAATATAAGAGATGATGTAGCGACATATCTCAGTCAAATTCCACGTGAGAAATGGACCAGAGCGTATTGCCCTACCACAAAGTATGATTATATGACCTCAAATAGTGCGGAGTCCATGAATGTTGTATCAAATAAAGCAAGGAAGTTGCATATATTACCACTTCTTGAGTTCTTTCGCACACTTATGCAGAAATGGTTTTACAAACGGTGGATGGTTGCAGGTATGATTATGTTCAatttaaattatatgataaatgacatatataataatatatgtttGTTTTAACAGAAAAAAGTACAACAGTACTTACGAAGTGGACTAAAGATatggttaaaaaaataaatatgggTTTCAAGGATGGTCAGTATCCGGTGTTGACAATACAACGTATCAAGTGCATGACTTCAAAAGTGGCGGCATAGTGAATTTGAGGGAAAACATTTGTTCTTGCAGATATTGGCAACTAACTAGTTTGCCGTGTGGTCATGTGATAATGGTTTTAACGCACTTGAAAAATGATCATTGTGGGTATATGGCTATAGATGCTTATAAAATTGAAACATATCAAAGAACGTACGAGCAGGCCATATACCCTCTTTCGGAACTTAGTGATTGGAAAGTTCTGAATGACCTTATGGTTGTTAACCCTCCTGTGATGGAAATAGGTCAGGCCAGCAGACCAAAAAACACCAATCGTATTCCCTCTCAAGGTGAGGAACCAAAAATAAGAACGTGTTTTAGATACTATAGCACAACTCATAATGCAAGGACGTGTAAGGAAATCATTCCAAAGAAACAAAGTAAAAGTAAAAAACGTACTAGAGCGTCAAGGAGTGGGCAAAAGCGACAGGAGAGAAACCGCAATCGACCGACAACTAATGGCAGCATGAGCTAGAGAACCAATGGACGCAACATACCGAACAATAATGGCAGCAGTAGCCAGACAACCAATGGACACAACAGATTGAACATCAATGGCAACAACAGCCAGACAACCAATGGACACAACAAACTGAACTTCAATGGCAGCATGAGCCACATAACCAATGGATGCAAGGGACCGAATACCAACCGCATAAAGAGCCACAAAACCAATGGCAAGGTTGCACCGAGTACCAATGGCAGCAAGAGCCAAATAACCAATGGACACAAGCGACAGTAAACCTAGGGACACAAGCAACAAAAAACCCATTGATGGAATAAGAAAACAGATCAAAACTTCTGTGGTTCGATTTGAATGAATGAAGTTTATTTCAAAGTATGTTTATTATGAAGgttgtatgtttatgttttttaaagTATATTTTGTAACCTACTTAAAGTATGTTTATTATTCAGAATACCGGTAtgtgtaattttataaaaaaaaacatgaaatatttgtataatttttattaaacaCATAACTTTTTTAAACGGGTAACTAAAAACGAAAAACGAAAAacgaaaacaaattttttttacataataccttatgtgattaaaaaaataataatattaataaaggaaaacaaaaaaattaaaaaaaaaaaaacaaaaaaaattaaaaaaaccaaGATCTGCAGAGGTGTTCATGGTTCTACAGAAGTGTTTATGGTTCCATAGAACCCCCTCTACGAAACCTGTGGTCATTTTCCAAAATCCTCatgtcattttcttcaaaaccccactcctttttggttatttttcgaaatttctcaaaaaaaaaatgcaaacaaGGTAAAAAGATAGTTTATTAGATTTATTGAAAAAGTATATCATATTTAGGCTTATAGCCCTGAAACATAATGCAAAGctcaatgaaaaaaaaaatcttatagcTCTTAGCGGACTTGACCGTTAGTTTTCACTTTTCACAGTGTATTACACCAAGCGACAAAAAATAAGGAAGTCGACTTAAACCTCAACAATCTTATTTCAGTAAAAATCAAAGACTTTTTCCAaatatgaaaacttattttaacATGGATAACATTTTTTAACAATGTTaaactaaatatattttttagCAAATATAATTATTAGGTAGAACTGCATAATTCTAGGTTCGTAACACAAAAATACAGTTGATGATCGTTAAAGCTCCAAAGATCGACTGATCGACAAACACAAAAATCATATCTCTATGTATTTATAACATAAAACACTATTTACTCAACCTCATTAACTTAATAccaaaaaaaaacccaaatatAAATAAACAGCCTTCAAACCAACATTTCGAACATataaatatatagaaaaaaataaataaataatatatattgaGATGAAGATGTGTATTATTGATCTTGTTCTACCCTAACACAATTTTTCTACTACAGGCAGTTAAGTACCATTGATCTAGATTAAGATCCAGAAACTACAACAAAAATCAAAGAGCTAAAACTTCATTCTACAGAAAAAAGCAAAATCAAACACATAAGAACCCTACATCTAGACAAAGTCGAATATTTTCCTCAGGATGATGAAGATAAAAGCTGGCTGTGAGGCTAGATCTAGAAGTTGAAACAGTGGTGAAGTTGAGATGGTGTTTGATGTTCGTTGTTGAGAGTTAAGGTTGCGGAAAAGAGATAGAAGGCAGTGGCGTGGCAGCGCTTGGGCTCCTGTGGTGATAAAGTTTTGGTGGCAAAGGTCATTGTGGTTATAGAGGATATAAAGGGAATTATGAAGACGATAGTGTATGTTGGATGGTGGAGTGGTGAGAACGGTTGATAATGGGTTGAGATAGCAATAGTAACAGGCTAGGGTTTCTATAGATTAAATGGAGAGAGTACATGGTTTTATAGAG includes these proteins:
- the LOC122197947 gene encoding uncharacterized protein LOC122197947, encoding MVLGDETDVFQLRHVMSESKKTVHLYLTVVGEEAEGQVVVNNQFNPTKTNRGRRESQCDGNRSRGKGNEVPVMTKKPKVGMTELQRQNLFEFGEVPEIHDRRCEETSNEGWSDDEYTQRKTAFNPWYCIPSIPDCPEPILEPGPFHSLGPNDKLIIRAFRKCCRKVIIMDGAHLKGKYKGTILHAVAMDGNNQILHIGYGICPKETTDSWTWFLEKLHECIGDVEGLIMVTGTAPAIAISIQNLVRAYKTIEFEFYWQRLRNIRDDVATYLSQIPREKWTRAYCPTTKYDYMTSNSAESMNVVSNKARKLHILPLLEFFRTLMQKWFYKRWMVAEKSTTVLTKWTKDMVKKINMGFKDGQYPVLTIQRIKCMTSKVAA